The following are from one region of the Gossypium hirsutum isolate 1008001.06 chromosome D03, Gossypium_hirsutum_v2.1, whole genome shotgun sequence genome:
- the LOC107909364 gene encoding E3 ubiquitin-protein ligase RNF185, which translates to MASGFGESTSRPPPSPPCSGSTDNANDAGGFECNICFELAQDPIVTLCGHLFCWPCLYRWLHHHCHCHECPVCKALIQEEKLVPLYGRGKNHTDPRSKLYPGMEIPNRPTGQRPATAPPPPPPEANPFGNYGFGLMGGFVPMATTRIGNFTMGFGGLLPSLFNIQSHGFPDATVYGTTSGFPFGYNTVHGGHPHWFPQPPTTRGQQADNVLKNLLLLIGVFVVLALLYW; encoded by the coding sequence ATGGCGAGCGGTTTTGGGGAATCAACAAGCAGACCACCCCCAAGTCCGCCTTGCTCGGGTAGTACTGATAATGCTAACGATGCCGGTGGTTTTGAATGCAATATCTGCTTCGAGTTAGCTCAAGACCCGATCGTCACTCTTTGCGGTCACCTCTTTTGTTGGCCGTGTCTATACAGATGGTTACACCATCACTGTCATTGCCATGAATGCCCTGTTTGCAAAGCCCTCATACAAGAGGAAAAACTTGTTCCACTTTACGGTAGGGGCAAAAACCATACTGATCCACGTTCAAAATTGTATCCCGGCATGGAAATCCCTAACCGTCCCACAGGGCAAAGACCAGCAACcgctcctcctcctcctcccccAGAAGCCAATCCATTTGGCAATTACGGGTTTGGACTAATGGGAGGTTTTGTTCCAATGGCAACCACCAGGATCGGTAACTTCACAATGGGATTTGGAGGCTTATTGCCATCATTGTTTAACATCCAGTCCCATGGATTCCCAGATGCTACTGTGTACGGAACAACTTCGGGGTTCCCTTTTGGGTACAATACGGTTCATGGCGGTCATCCTCATTGGTTTCCCCAGCCGCCAACCACTCGAGGACAGCAAGCAGATAATGTGTTGAAGAATCTTCTTTTATTGATTGGGGTCTTCGTAGTCCTTGCTCTGCTATATTGGTGA